The following coding sequences are from one Ctenopharyngodon idella isolate HZGC_01 chromosome 17, HZGC01, whole genome shotgun sequence window:
- the rtkn2 gene encoding rhotekin-2 isoform X2 has product MDPPRDIQHFKRNIATRSTVSSCSSLAMEIKRKKIRESMFFQNEDCDIQEKLEFEMRMRAGAYKLLIASTKKEQVLDASRSLLTCNARIKAYMSEAQRRKEQQDIRRSSVSLDQIPCKGKVAISGLRIPLFWKDSEHFNSKGNAQRVAVFCLIKIGSEIFDTEMVIADPSMTDICFEGVKIFSDAKPDFELTFELYSCGLEEETTFVNTPKKLARKLRSSFGRSSGRKLCPLLDGGDPDTFLQSNPIPLGARYSLLAYTTLGLEQAEGSFQSHSLIILQNVEASSWLPLYGNLCCQLVAQPDCMTQDMMSSYLSQQLSIEGLQRRCKLYCVLKAGQISCYYSPEEIQAKVEPSLIIPINQETCIRVVEKDHQRTGSKLNLINPGNGDSVSHVFITETPEILQEWLDALWQHIYDQSQWQHACDKLMDIEVLSPQKPPLFLTKQADSVYNDLSIGSPGKFESLTDIIHNKIEETDGRFLIGHEEDTEPPHWAALFEGSRPMVVEKTVLSPGKESNQSITSPVTGSKKKRRAPPPPPDKLPFTSVLSNQEKENCKGARPRTGRPSLDAKFSAIIQQLQKSHASTRKNAPLGQIEPCQHTCVPQKRDDESDMPENPGKEYSQVPQPPVPAPRNKLRMSFREKMNPKAW; this is encoded by the exons ATGGATCCACCGCGGGatattcaacattttaaacGAAATATTGCCACTCGATCCACGGTATCGTCGTGTTCCTCTCTCGCCATGGAAatcaagagaaagaaaataagagAAAGCATGTTTTTTCAAAATGAG GACTGTGATATTCAAGAGAAGTTGGAGTTTGAGATGCGAATGAGAGCCGGAGCTTACAAGCTTCTGATTGCCAGCACTAAAAAAGAGCAGGTGTTGGATGCTTCCAGGAGTCTGTTAACCTGTAATGCCAGAATTAAAGCCTACATGAGTGAAGCACAGAGGAGGAAAGAGCAGCAGGACATCAGAAG gtcCTCAGTCTCTCTGGATCAAATCCCTTGTAAAGGAAAGGTAGCCATATCTG GCCTGCGAATTCCATTGTTTTGGAAAGATTCAGAACACTTTAACAGCAAAGGAA ATGCACAGCGGGTGGCAGTCTTTTGTTTGATAAAGATTGGTTCAGAGATTTTTGACACAGAAATGGTGATTGCAGACCCCTCAATGACCGATATTTGCTTTGAAGGTGTCAAAATTTT CTCTGACGCGAAGCCAGACTTTGAACTGACGTTTGAGCTGTATAGCTGTGGACTGGAGGAGGAAACAACCTTTGTCAATACTCCCAAAAAACTGGCCAGGAAGCTGCGCTCCTCTTTTGGCAGATCTTCAGGCAGGaaactctgccctcttctggatgGAGGAGACCCAGACACTTTCCTCCAGTCCAACCCAATACCATT aggtGCACGGTACTCATTGTTGGCTTACACCACACTGGGCTTGGAACAGGCAGAGGGATCTTTTCAATCTCATTCTCTTATAATCCTGCAAAATG TGGAGGCTTCGTCATGGCTGCCGCTGTATGGAAACCTGTGCTGTCAGCTGGTGGCACAACCTGACTGCATGACACAAGACATGATGAGCAGTTACCTGAGCCAACAA CTAAGCATTGAGGGTTTGCAACGCCGCTGTAAGCTATATTGTGTGCTGAAGGCTGGACAGATTTCATGCTATTACTCTCCTGAAGAGATTCAAGCAAAAGTGGAGCCCAGCCTCATTATTCCCATAAACCAg GAGACCTGTATTCGTGTGGTAGAAAAAGACCACCAGAGGACTGGCTCTAAACTCAACCTGATAAACCCGGGAAATGGAGACTCCGTCAGTCATGTGTTCATTACTGAAACTCCTGAAATCTTGCAGGAGTGGCTGGACGCCCTCTGGCAGCACATTTATGACCAGA GTCAGTGGCAACATGCATGTGACAAGCTCATGGACATTGAGGTTTTGTCACCACAGAAACCCCCGCTCTTTCTGACAAAGCAAGCTGACTCTGTTTATAATGATCTGA GCATCGGGTCCCCTGGGAAATTTGAGAGCTTGACTGACATAATTCACAATAAGATTGAGGAAACGGATGGGCGCTTTCTCATTGGTCATGAGGAGGACACGGAGCCGCCTCATTGGGCAGCACTGTTTGAAGGATCCCGGCCAATGGTAGTAGAAAAAACGGTTCTGTCACCAGGTAAAGAAAGCAATCAGTCTATTACCAGTCCCGTCACGGGCAGCAAAAAGAAGAGGAGAGCTCCTCCACCCCCTCCAGATAAATTACCATTCACCAGCGTCTTATCCAATCAGGAGAAAGAGAACTGTAAGGGGGCGAGGCCTCGGACAGGGCGACCCTCGCTGGATGCTAAATTCTCTGCCATCATTCAGCAGTTGCAGAAGAGCCACGCATCCACACGAAAAAACGCACCCCTTGGACAGATCGAGCCCTGTCAGCACACTTGTGTCCCGCAAAAAAGAGATGACGAGTCAGATATGCCAGAAAACCCTGGGAAAGAATACAGTCAGGTCCCTCAGCCACCTGTGCCGGCCCCCAGGAACAAATTGAGGATGTCATTCAGAGAGAAGATGAACCCAAAAGCCTGGTGA
- the rtkn2 gene encoding rhotekin-2 isoform X3: MSVTAATEDCDIQEKLEFEMRMRAGAYKLLIASTKKEQVLDASRSLLTCNARIKAYMSEAQRRKEQQDIRRSSVSLDQIPCKGKVAISGLRIPLFWKDSEHFNSKGNAQRVAVFCLIKIGSEIFDTEMVIADPSMTDICFEGVKIFSDAKPDFELTFELYSCGLEEETTFVNTPKKLARKLRSSFGRSSGRKLCPLLDGGDPDTFLQSNPIPLGARYSLLAYTTLGLEQAEGSFQSHSLIILQNVEASSWLPLYGNLCCQLVAQPDCMTQDMMSSYLSQQLSIEGLQRRCKLYCVLKAGQISCYYSPEEIQAKVEPSLIIPINQETCIRVVEKDHQRTGSKLNLINPGNGDSVSHVFITETPEILQEWLDALWQHIYDQSQWQHACDKLMDIEVLSPQKPPLFLTKQADSVYNDLSIGSPGKFESLTDIIHNKIEETDGRFLIGHEEDTEPPHWAALFEGSRPMVVEKTVLSPGKESNQSITSPVTGSKKKRRAPPPPPDKLPFTSVLSNQEKENCKGARPRTGRPSLDAKFSAIIQQLQKSHASTRKNAPLGQIEPCQHTCVPQKRDDESDMPENPGKEYSQVPQPPVPAPRNKLRMSFREKMNPKAW; this comes from the exons GACTGTGATATTCAAGAGAAGTTGGAGTTTGAGATGCGAATGAGAGCCGGAGCTTACAAGCTTCTGATTGCCAGCACTAAAAAAGAGCAGGTGTTGGATGCTTCCAGGAGTCTGTTAACCTGTAATGCCAGAATTAAAGCCTACATGAGTGAAGCACAGAGGAGGAAAGAGCAGCAGGACATCAGAAG gtcCTCAGTCTCTCTGGATCAAATCCCTTGTAAAGGAAAGGTAGCCATATCTG GCCTGCGAATTCCATTGTTTTGGAAAGATTCAGAACACTTTAACAGCAAAGGAA ATGCACAGCGGGTGGCAGTCTTTTGTTTGATAAAGATTGGTTCAGAGATTTTTGACACAGAAATGGTGATTGCAGACCCCTCAATGACCGATATTTGCTTTGAAGGTGTCAAAATTTT CTCTGACGCGAAGCCAGACTTTGAACTGACGTTTGAGCTGTATAGCTGTGGACTGGAGGAGGAAACAACCTTTGTCAATACTCCCAAAAAACTGGCCAGGAAGCTGCGCTCCTCTTTTGGCAGATCTTCAGGCAGGaaactctgccctcttctggatgGAGGAGACCCAGACACTTTCCTCCAGTCCAACCCAATACCATT aggtGCACGGTACTCATTGTTGGCTTACACCACACTGGGCTTGGAACAGGCAGAGGGATCTTTTCAATCTCATTCTCTTATAATCCTGCAAAATG TGGAGGCTTCGTCATGGCTGCCGCTGTATGGAAACCTGTGCTGTCAGCTGGTGGCACAACCTGACTGCATGACACAAGACATGATGAGCAGTTACCTGAGCCAACAA CTAAGCATTGAGGGTTTGCAACGCCGCTGTAAGCTATATTGTGTGCTGAAGGCTGGACAGATTTCATGCTATTACTCTCCTGAAGAGATTCAAGCAAAAGTGGAGCCCAGCCTCATTATTCCCATAAACCAg GAGACCTGTATTCGTGTGGTAGAAAAAGACCACCAGAGGACTGGCTCTAAACTCAACCTGATAAACCCGGGAAATGGAGACTCCGTCAGTCATGTGTTCATTACTGAAACTCCTGAAATCTTGCAGGAGTGGCTGGACGCCCTCTGGCAGCACATTTATGACCAGA GTCAGTGGCAACATGCATGTGACAAGCTCATGGACATTGAGGTTTTGTCACCACAGAAACCCCCGCTCTTTCTGACAAAGCAAGCTGACTCTGTTTATAATGATCTGA GCATCGGGTCCCCTGGGAAATTTGAGAGCTTGACTGACATAATTCACAATAAGATTGAGGAAACGGATGGGCGCTTTCTCATTGGTCATGAGGAGGACACGGAGCCGCCTCATTGGGCAGCACTGTTTGAAGGATCCCGGCCAATGGTAGTAGAAAAAACGGTTCTGTCACCAGGTAAAGAAAGCAATCAGTCTATTACCAGTCCCGTCACGGGCAGCAAAAAGAAGAGGAGAGCTCCTCCACCCCCTCCAGATAAATTACCATTCACCAGCGTCTTATCCAATCAGGAGAAAGAGAACTGTAAGGGGGCGAGGCCTCGGACAGGGCGACCCTCGCTGGATGCTAAATTCTCTGCCATCATTCAGCAGTTGCAGAAGAGCCACGCATCCACACGAAAAAACGCACCCCTTGGACAGATCGAGCCCTGTCAGCACACTTGTGTCCCGCAAAAAAGAGATGACGAGTCAGATATGCCAGAAAACCCTGGGAAAGAATACAGTCAGGTCCCTCAGCCACCTGTGCCGGCCCCCAGGAACAAATTGAGGATGTCATTCAGAGAGAAGATGAACCCAAAAGCCTGGTGA
- the rtkn2 gene encoding rhotekin-2 isoform X4: protein MRMRAGAYKLLIASTKKEQVLDASRSLLTCNARIKAYMSEAQRRKEQQDIRRSSVSLDQIPCKGKVAISGLRIPLFWKDSEHFNSKGNAQRVAVFCLIKIGSEIFDTEMVIADPSMTDICFEGVKIFSDAKPDFELTFELYSCGLEEETTFVNTPKKLARKLRSSFGRSSGRKLCPLLDGGDPDTFLQSNPIPLGARYSLLAYTTLGLEQAEGSFQSHSLIILQNVEASSWLPLYGNLCCQLVAQPDCMTQDMMSSYLSQQLSIEGLQRRCKLYCVLKAGQISCYYSPEEIQAKVEPSLIIPINQETCIRVVEKDHQRTGSKLNLINPGNGDSVSHVFITETPEILQEWLDALWQHIYDQSQWQHACDKLMDIEVLSPQKPPLFLTKQADSVYNDLSIGSPGKFESLTDIIHNKIEETDGRFLIGHEEDTEPPHWAALFEGSRPMVVEKTVLSPGKESNQSITSPVTGSKKKRRAPPPPPDKLPFTSVLSNQEKENCKGARPRTGRPSLDAKFSAIIQQLQKSHASTRKNAPLGQIEPCQHTCVPQKRDDESDMPENPGKEYSQVPQPPVPAPRNKLRMSFREKMNPKAW from the exons ATGCGAATGAGAGCCGGAGCTTACAAGCTTCTGATTGCCAGCACTAAAAAAGAGCAGGTGTTGGATGCTTCCAGGAGTCTGTTAACCTGTAATGCCAGAATTAAAGCCTACATGAGTGAAGCACAGAGGAGGAAAGAGCAGCAGGACATCAGAAG gtcCTCAGTCTCTCTGGATCAAATCCCTTGTAAAGGAAAGGTAGCCATATCTG GCCTGCGAATTCCATTGTTTTGGAAAGATTCAGAACACTTTAACAGCAAAGGAA ATGCACAGCGGGTGGCAGTCTTTTGTTTGATAAAGATTGGTTCAGAGATTTTTGACACAGAAATGGTGATTGCAGACCCCTCAATGACCGATATTTGCTTTGAAGGTGTCAAAATTTT CTCTGACGCGAAGCCAGACTTTGAACTGACGTTTGAGCTGTATAGCTGTGGACTGGAGGAGGAAACAACCTTTGTCAATACTCCCAAAAAACTGGCCAGGAAGCTGCGCTCCTCTTTTGGCAGATCTTCAGGCAGGaaactctgccctcttctggatgGAGGAGACCCAGACACTTTCCTCCAGTCCAACCCAATACCATT aggtGCACGGTACTCATTGTTGGCTTACACCACACTGGGCTTGGAACAGGCAGAGGGATCTTTTCAATCTCATTCTCTTATAATCCTGCAAAATG TGGAGGCTTCGTCATGGCTGCCGCTGTATGGAAACCTGTGCTGTCAGCTGGTGGCACAACCTGACTGCATGACACAAGACATGATGAGCAGTTACCTGAGCCAACAA CTAAGCATTGAGGGTTTGCAACGCCGCTGTAAGCTATATTGTGTGCTGAAGGCTGGACAGATTTCATGCTATTACTCTCCTGAAGAGATTCAAGCAAAAGTGGAGCCCAGCCTCATTATTCCCATAAACCAg GAGACCTGTATTCGTGTGGTAGAAAAAGACCACCAGAGGACTGGCTCTAAACTCAACCTGATAAACCCGGGAAATGGAGACTCCGTCAGTCATGTGTTCATTACTGAAACTCCTGAAATCTTGCAGGAGTGGCTGGACGCCCTCTGGCAGCACATTTATGACCAGA GTCAGTGGCAACATGCATGTGACAAGCTCATGGACATTGAGGTTTTGTCACCACAGAAACCCCCGCTCTTTCTGACAAAGCAAGCTGACTCTGTTTATAATGATCTGA GCATCGGGTCCCCTGGGAAATTTGAGAGCTTGACTGACATAATTCACAATAAGATTGAGGAAACGGATGGGCGCTTTCTCATTGGTCATGAGGAGGACACGGAGCCGCCTCATTGGGCAGCACTGTTTGAAGGATCCCGGCCAATGGTAGTAGAAAAAACGGTTCTGTCACCAGGTAAAGAAAGCAATCAGTCTATTACCAGTCCCGTCACGGGCAGCAAAAAGAAGAGGAGAGCTCCTCCACCCCCTCCAGATAAATTACCATTCACCAGCGTCTTATCCAATCAGGAGAAAGAGAACTGTAAGGGGGCGAGGCCTCGGACAGGGCGACCCTCGCTGGATGCTAAATTCTCTGCCATCATTCAGCAGTTGCAGAAGAGCCACGCATCCACACGAAAAAACGCACCCCTTGGACAGATCGAGCCCTGTCAGCACACTTGTGTCCCGCAAAAAAGAGATGACGAGTCAGATATGCCAGAAAACCCTGGGAAAGAATACAGTCAGGTCCCTCAGCCACCTGTGCCGGCCCCCAGGAACAAATTGAGGATGTCATTCAGAGAGAAGATGAACCCAAAAGCCTGGTGA
- the rtkn2 gene encoding rhotekin-2 isoform X1, with amino-acid sequence MDPPRDIQHFKRNIATRSTVSSCSSLAMEIKRKKIRESMFFQNEAKNRHMKRCTSVHETQQIIEGMNLLYIRQTSKKLKDCDIQEKLEFEMRMRAGAYKLLIASTKKEQVLDASRSLLTCNARIKAYMSEAQRRKEQQDIRRSSVSLDQIPCKGKVAISGLRIPLFWKDSEHFNSKGNAQRVAVFCLIKIGSEIFDTEMVIADPSMTDICFEGVKIFSDAKPDFELTFELYSCGLEEETTFVNTPKKLARKLRSSFGRSSGRKLCPLLDGGDPDTFLQSNPIPLGARYSLLAYTTLGLEQAEGSFQSHSLIILQNVEASSWLPLYGNLCCQLVAQPDCMTQDMMSSYLSQQLSIEGLQRRCKLYCVLKAGQISCYYSPEEIQAKVEPSLIIPINQETCIRVVEKDHQRTGSKLNLINPGNGDSVSHVFITETPEILQEWLDALWQHIYDQSQWQHACDKLMDIEVLSPQKPPLFLTKQADSVYNDLSIGSPGKFESLTDIIHNKIEETDGRFLIGHEEDTEPPHWAALFEGSRPMVVEKTVLSPGKESNQSITSPVTGSKKKRRAPPPPPDKLPFTSVLSNQEKENCKGARPRTGRPSLDAKFSAIIQQLQKSHASTRKNAPLGQIEPCQHTCVPQKRDDESDMPENPGKEYSQVPQPPVPAPRNKLRMSFREKMNPKAW; translated from the exons ATGGATCCACCGCGGGatattcaacattttaaacGAAATATTGCCACTCGATCCACGGTATCGTCGTGTTCCTCTCTCGCCATGGAAatcaagagaaagaaaataagagAAAGCATGTTTTTTCAAAATGAG GCCAAAAACAGACATATGAAGCGATGCACAAGTGTGCATGAAACACAGCAGATAATAGAAGGCATGAATTTGTTGTACATAAGACAGACTTCTAAGAAACTAAAG GACTGTGATATTCAAGAGAAGTTGGAGTTTGAGATGCGAATGAGAGCCGGAGCTTACAAGCTTCTGATTGCCAGCACTAAAAAAGAGCAGGTGTTGGATGCTTCCAGGAGTCTGTTAACCTGTAATGCCAGAATTAAAGCCTACATGAGTGAAGCACAGAGGAGGAAAGAGCAGCAGGACATCAGAAG gtcCTCAGTCTCTCTGGATCAAATCCCTTGTAAAGGAAAGGTAGCCATATCTG GCCTGCGAATTCCATTGTTTTGGAAAGATTCAGAACACTTTAACAGCAAAGGAA ATGCACAGCGGGTGGCAGTCTTTTGTTTGATAAAGATTGGTTCAGAGATTTTTGACACAGAAATGGTGATTGCAGACCCCTCAATGACCGATATTTGCTTTGAAGGTGTCAAAATTTT CTCTGACGCGAAGCCAGACTTTGAACTGACGTTTGAGCTGTATAGCTGTGGACTGGAGGAGGAAACAACCTTTGTCAATACTCCCAAAAAACTGGCCAGGAAGCTGCGCTCCTCTTTTGGCAGATCTTCAGGCAGGaaactctgccctcttctggatgGAGGAGACCCAGACACTTTCCTCCAGTCCAACCCAATACCATT aggtGCACGGTACTCATTGTTGGCTTACACCACACTGGGCTTGGAACAGGCAGAGGGATCTTTTCAATCTCATTCTCTTATAATCCTGCAAAATG TGGAGGCTTCGTCATGGCTGCCGCTGTATGGAAACCTGTGCTGTCAGCTGGTGGCACAACCTGACTGCATGACACAAGACATGATGAGCAGTTACCTGAGCCAACAA CTAAGCATTGAGGGTTTGCAACGCCGCTGTAAGCTATATTGTGTGCTGAAGGCTGGACAGATTTCATGCTATTACTCTCCTGAAGAGATTCAAGCAAAAGTGGAGCCCAGCCTCATTATTCCCATAAACCAg GAGACCTGTATTCGTGTGGTAGAAAAAGACCACCAGAGGACTGGCTCTAAACTCAACCTGATAAACCCGGGAAATGGAGACTCCGTCAGTCATGTGTTCATTACTGAAACTCCTGAAATCTTGCAGGAGTGGCTGGACGCCCTCTGGCAGCACATTTATGACCAGA GTCAGTGGCAACATGCATGTGACAAGCTCATGGACATTGAGGTTTTGTCACCACAGAAACCCCCGCTCTTTCTGACAAAGCAAGCTGACTCTGTTTATAATGATCTGA GCATCGGGTCCCCTGGGAAATTTGAGAGCTTGACTGACATAATTCACAATAAGATTGAGGAAACGGATGGGCGCTTTCTCATTGGTCATGAGGAGGACACGGAGCCGCCTCATTGGGCAGCACTGTTTGAAGGATCCCGGCCAATGGTAGTAGAAAAAACGGTTCTGTCACCAGGTAAAGAAAGCAATCAGTCTATTACCAGTCCCGTCACGGGCAGCAAAAAGAAGAGGAGAGCTCCTCCACCCCCTCCAGATAAATTACCATTCACCAGCGTCTTATCCAATCAGGAGAAAGAGAACTGTAAGGGGGCGAGGCCTCGGACAGGGCGACCCTCGCTGGATGCTAAATTCTCTGCCATCATTCAGCAGTTGCAGAAGAGCCACGCATCCACACGAAAAAACGCACCCCTTGGACAGATCGAGCCCTGTCAGCACACTTGTGTCCCGCAAAAAAGAGATGACGAGTCAGATATGCCAGAAAACCCTGGGAAAGAATACAGTCAGGTCCCTCAGCCACCTGTGCCGGCCCCCAGGAACAAATTGAGGATGTCATTCAGAGAGAAGATGAACCCAAAAGCCTGGTGA